The sequence below is a genomic window from Mytilus edulis chromosome 2, xbMytEdul2.2, whole genome shotgun sequence.
AAACATCACTTACAAGTTAAATCAAAACAACATAACTATTGTtaatacaaaaattacattgttatATATTGCGTCCTAATGCTTTTCTTGATATATACCTTCACCAAGAATTAACGCTCTATtctatacccccccccccctaaaaatagAAGTTAAATGATTTTATTTCGAGAATTTATGAAAAGGATGCAGTAGCCTACAAGGAGAACAGACGACTTAGCTGGTGATACTGCGGTAATTTTTCGCTATTTGGATTATCGTAATAAAAGGTACAACTTTAAGGATTATACAGGAGATTTCCGGCCTTGTCTAGACATACCAAAATAGGCTTGTTCTCTATTTACTACATACGCTGGTTCTCTATTTAGTTTTCACTTTGTTTGAGCGAAGCGTAAAAAAAACCAGATTCCAGTTTAAACTAAAAATAGATGAATTCGGCCTACCCACAAAACTTAAATAGAATTGGAAATAACCTAAAGTTTACTTTCCATAAAAAGAGATATATAAAATACTGTAATTCACACTATAAATTACTTTACAGGTTAGACTAAACGTAAGTATGcaaaatgtttttctttacattattaatttatatattaacacaAATGTTTGAAATAGAAATCATCCTCGTTATAGTTAAATGATAGGAATACAGATTGATCAATACAgtaaaatgactttaaaattgagaatggaaagcgggaatgtgtcaaagcgacaacaacccgacaatagatcagacaacagccaaaggccaccaatggttctACAATGATTAAACtatatattattttctatttacaGATTTCTTCTATCAGTGTGGAATCATGGTATCTCTGACACAACTCCCACCTCCTTTCTGCCAACAGAGAGCTTATGATGTGGTACCTCAGCATCCACTGGAAAGACTCCATCAATTACGTCTAAGCGACGAACTTAGAAGACAGACGTTTGTAAACTGGCCAAAATCATCGCCCATTTGTCCAACCGAATTATGCGATAATGGTTTCTACTATATGGGATCAAAGGACAAGGTACAATGCGCTTTCTGTGGAGGAGTATTAAGTGGGTGGTTAGAAAATGACAATGTCGCTAGTGAACACGCCAAGCATTTCAGGTACTGTGAAAAAGTTTCAACCAAATTGAAAACCTGTGCAGACAGTTTACCTGAACATTCTGTTTCAAGTGATGCCGGACAACACTCACAGAATGCATACCTTCGACCGCATAATAAACATTTCTTAATGCTAAATATACGGATTGTTACGTTCCAGTCCTGGCCAAAGAACTTGAAGCAGTCACCAGAAGATTTAGCATCTACAGGCCTGTATTACAAAGGTATGTATCTAAACAATTTCTTTGACAATTAAGTTGACATGGcctaaataaaacatttatgagTGATCACATATACTTacctaatatacattttttttttaataattcaaaatttatatttttcaaaatttctagTATATCTACTTTTCAAgtttaaaattcacaaaaaaaaagaattcataacatataatatacataaataaaccaCTTTATTTGATTCATGCGTTCGAACagttttctggatttatcttcaccAGGAGCGATCAtatagtatgtatatatatttttaagctAGATATAAATTAAACtgggttcaatccaccattttctacacaagaaaatgcctaatatgacagttgatatccattagtttgatgtatttgagcttttgattatgtcatttgattagggctttccgttttgaattttttctcaaagtttggtatttttgtaattttactttttaaaacgaAATGGTTAATTATAGTAAATAAAGTATGCAGCACGTGCTGACACCATTAATAGTTATGACTTGAAGAGTCTTCTAAAATCATTTAATCATTACGATTCAAGATTTCTCACATCATAAGCATTTTATcgaaatgattttaaaatctgTTCCTTTTTGTCTTTCAGGAACTGGAGATACATGTCAATGTCATATGTGCGGTGGCATATTATCCGGCTGGGAGGATGAAGACATTCCAGAGAAGGAACACAAAAAATGGTTTCCTAAATGTCCACTTGTCAACAAAGAatacattgaaattgaaaaataaatcagCACAAGATCAAACTTGAGTCTAGTATGCTGTACACAGATTAATATTATGACTTTCTTCTAA
It includes:
- the LOC139511414 gene encoding baculoviral IAP repeat-containing protein 7-B-like → MVSLTQLPPPFCQQRAYDVVPQHPLERLHQLRLSDELRRQTFVNWPKSSPICPTELCDNGFYYMGSKDKVQCAFCGGVLSGWLENDNVASEHAKHFRYCEKVSTKLKTCADSLPEHSVSSDAGQHSQNAYLRPHNKHFLMLNIRIVTFQSWPKNLKQSPEDLASTGLYYKGTGDTCQCHMCGGILSGWEDEDIPEKEHKKWFPKCPLVNKEYIEIEK